Part of the Vibrio aerogenes genome, GAAAGCCAAAACAGCAACTTCCCATGGCTTTTGTCGGTTTTTCTCAATATTTGAGTTCGATTTTGCCCAAGAATCAAAGCGGTTTAATTCTTTTAATATTTCTTCTACTTCAGCGGTGATTTCACCTTCTTTGCCTTTTCGGCCTTTAACATCGTGCCATATACAACGATGTGAGCCGTTTCGATAACCCCAGTCCCGCTTTTCAGCCAGGCCATCAGGGCTTTGCAATGCTTTTCCATGGTATATGTGTACTCGGGAAAATTCGGCGATGTCTGGATGCATCCGGTGCTGGTAGCTAAGCCGTATTTGTCGTTGATTTAAAACATTAGCGGGAAGTCCATCAGACAGAGCGGTGCCTTTTTTCTGATACTCTGTACGTTCAAATCCAACTTGCAGTGATTCAAGAATAGAAGGCAGTGCGATCCTACGTACCCTGTTTATTGCAGTGAACGTATCTTTTTCTGAGTCGAATGGTAGTAACGCTTTGATATCTTCCTCTAACTTGTTAGCAGTTTTAGAACTTCCGTCAGATTCTGTATTTAGGCGCTGTTCGTACATGCGAGCCAGTCGCCACGCTAACTGGGATTCCCAGCTATCGGACTCGGTCTTGATTTTTGTACGAGTTAATCTCGAATGCGCTGAAAGTCGCATTTCTAACTTTTTCGGTAACGCAGGCAGCCCCCTTATGGTCGTCAAATCCAGGGGAAGGTGATTAGCATTCTGAACGATGAACACTGACGAACCAAGGACTACTGATGCGTAAGGGAGATCTGTCTTCGGACCTTTAGATGATGCAACCAATACATTTTTGGACTTTGCTTGCTGATGATAAAATTCAATTGTCTTTTCATCGTCAGTGCAAACCAAGGATACTTCTCGTTTCTGAATATTGATTTGTCGGGCAGAGAAAATATCTGCGCATGCTTCTCGCTGATAACTATCCTGTAAACATGGCTGCAAATTTACCTCGGTAGCTTCATCATCAACATAAGGTGAAAGCTGTTTTGGGTCTCCCACCATGATCCAACGCTTGGCAAGTACCGCTGGCACCAAAAACTCTTGAAAAGTTGTTTTTGATGCTTCATCAATAATCATCACATCGAAGATTGGCGATGTTGATTGTTTATTTTTGATATCAGGATGCTGAAGCAACCCAATAGTTGTCCCGCAAACTAAATTCGCCGCTTCAAGAACAAGACGCTCAACAATATGTTTACCTTCACCGACCTTACTTTTAAGTAACTTCTGACTAACTGAAATGTTTGGTTGCTGCTGAAGATGTTTTAGCAATCTTGTGCGTTCAGTTTTAACAAACTCTTCCAATTGCCATGGCTTTGCCTTTTGAGAAACGCTGGATTTATCTCCAATCCGCACAGGTAAAACCATATCGCGATACATGTTTTCATCAGACATCATTCGCTCAAGAACATTGTCAACAGCAACATGAGTTGATGCACAAAGTAAGATCCGCTTACCTCGCTTTATTAGTTGAAGAATCAGTTCGCAAATTGCTGTAGTTTTACCTGATCCCGGGGGGCCCTCAAGGAAGGCAAAGTCAGGCGTGTTGAGTGCAATATTTACAAACTCACGTTGCTGAGATGTTCCCTCTCTTGCACCATCAGTAAGAACGTAGTACTCATCGCATAAGTGCTTATCATAAGGAACACTCGGCCACTTGGCATGGTCCTTACCTTCAAACAGCCTTAATAGTGGAAGATGATGAATAGAAGGGGAGTCTTGTAAGCTTTGTAATGCATTAATCTGACACTTTATCTGGTATGTGTTTGGACGAATAACCAAATAGTCGTGGTCAGGTAAGCGATCCAATAACAAGCTGTCATTTTCTACATTTCTGTCCAAGGCTGAAATTGCGTTGGATTTATTGAATCCCACATTATCTTGAGATTTTCCAGTCAAATGCCAACCGTAGCCGTCTGGGCACTCATAAGATGACAGCCCATTGCCTAATTCACTTGCAATTTCGTCCGCGTGTTCCTTCGTCGCATAAGCCATTTTAGGCTTACCATAACTTCTACAATTTGGGCATTCCCTGGCTGCACTCCCTACTACCTTCCATCTCGCAGGGCTTGCTTCGTATACAGTATCAGTACTTTCATCTAGAAAGCGCTTTAAGTTCTTTTCGAAATCACCACAGTTATCAGCAGGCTCAACTAATTGTATCCACACTCCATCCGGAGCATCATCCAGCTTTTCCCAAGCTATCGCTTTAACAGCCTTTGTACTTTCCAGGTATTTTCGAGTGGTATCTAAATACTTATAAAACTCACCCAGACCACTCACGACTTTACTAAGCAGAATATCTGGCCGGTGAATTCCTAAGTTAGCGTATCTCAATAACGCCATGTTTTATCCTCTGATTTAATTTGTTGTTCTTTCTGGATATCAAGCATCATGCCAACAACCTTTAGCATCAAAGAATTCATTATTCACTGTGTAAAAAGGAAATAATGCTTTTTATTTATGTGTAAATTTTACACCTATAGGTGTATTTTATAACCCATAGGTGGGGTGCTTCACAGAGTCAATGATGATCCGGATGTGAATTGAAAAGAATCAAACGAACTAGTCATCCTTGTAACTGAAAAACAATTGTATATTGGGTGCCGGTAAGCCGATCGAACAAATATACCCAAAACGTCATTGACCCCTTCCACTCAAATAGCAAAACACCCCTCCCCCAATTTTTTGCATGCAAAAATTCATCGAC contains:
- a CDS encoding DEAD/DEAH box helicase family protein gives rise to the protein MALLRYANLGIHRPDILLSKVVSGLGEFYKYLDTTRKYLESTKAVKAIAWEKLDDAPDGVWIQLVEPADNCGDFEKNLKRFLDESTDTVYEASPARWKVVGSAARECPNCRSYGKPKMAYATKEHADEIASELGNGLSSYECPDGYGWHLTGKSQDNVGFNKSNAISALDRNVENDSLLLDRLPDHDYLVIRPNTYQIKCQINALQSLQDSPSIHHLPLLRLFEGKDHAKWPSVPYDKHLCDEYYVLTDGAREGTSQQREFVNIALNTPDFAFLEGPPGSGKTTAICELILQLIKRGKRILLCASTHVAVDNVLERMMSDENMYRDMVLPVRIGDKSSVSQKAKPWQLEEFVKTERTRLLKHLQQQPNISVSQKLLKSKVGEGKHIVERLVLEAANLVCGTTIGLLQHPDIKNKQSTSPIFDVMIIDEASKTTFQEFLVPAVLAKRWIMVGDPKQLSPYVDDEATEVNLQPCLQDSYQREACADIFSARQINIQKREVSLVCTDDEKTIEFYHQQAKSKNVLVASSKGPKTDLPYASVVLGSSVFIVQNANHLPLDLTTIRGLPALPKKLEMRLSAHSRLTRTKIKTESDSWESQLAWRLARMYEQRLNTESDGSSKTANKLEEDIKALLPFDSEKDTFTAINRVRRIALPSILESLQVGFERTEYQKKGTALSDGLPANVLNQRQIRLSYQHRMHPDIAEFSRVHIYHGKALQSPDGLAEKRDWGYRNGSHRCIWHDVKGRKGKEGEITAEVEEILKELNRFDSWAKSNSNIEKNRQKPWEVAVLAFYRAQERAIRRALRKWTGNHHGVRHFYRGEKSSPYIDIQICTVDRFQGHEADFVILSFANNHPTSFLESPNRLNVAITRAKHQLIVYGNRSAMQKASGVLGTFASNSYWSTTIETESQEAL